In Candidatus Tanganyikabacteria bacterium, the DNA window CTTGCCCACCAGCAGGCGCGTGAGCGAAGCCGTCCGCTCCACCCGGCTGATCGGGTCGGTGCGGCGCGTCAGGGCGAAGGTCGCCTCCCCGGTGGACTCCGCGCCGTTTCCAGCCCGCGCCCACCGCAGCGGGGCACGGGCCGCCGGATAGCCGACGTCCTTCATGAGCAGGGTGAACAGGTGGGTGTCCTCGACCAGGGCGAAGGTCGCGAAGCCCTTGTCACCGCCGGACGCACCCGTCTTGTCGCAGAGGACGGCGTACGAAATCTGGCGGGCCTTGACGCCGGTGGCCGGCAACCCCAGGACGGCCGCGGCGTGGAACTCCGCGAGGATGGCGAAGACGGGCGACCGGCCGTTGCGCACTTCGGGCGACAAGCGCGGGTCGACCAGGCTCCTGACCTTCTCGGCGGGGACGTCGAAACGAAACACCCAAACCTGGGGACCGAGGAACTGGTACGCGACGTTGGGCAAGACACCTGCCGCCTGCGCCGCGACTGTCCCGCCCCGCGCAGGCGGCCCGACCTGCGCGGTCGGGACGGCCGCCGGTCCGGCGGGAGCGCCGCAGCCCAGCGCCAGTGCGGACGCCGCCGCGAAACCGACCGCTCGTCTCATGAAATCGAGTTTAAGGAATTGTTATCGAAACTTCAAGAGGTAAAAGCGCCCGTCCGGCGGGAACAGGAATAACATGACGTCCGGGCGCAAGACCAAGTCCTTCAAGACCGCCAAGGCGATCTCCTCCGACTCCCATGCCCAGCCGGAGGCTCCAGCGCGGCAGTCGTTCTGGCAAAGGCTCTTCGGGCCGCGGCAACCGGTGGACGGGGCCAGGGCGAAGCGCCAGCCGGCCGAAGTGGCCCGCGCCAAGACGGGCCAGCTTGCCGGCGTGGGCGGCGGGCCGCGGCCTGAGCGGTCGCCGACCGCCCCCATCGCGACGCTTCCCGAGGATCGCCCGCGCAACCCCAAGAGCTTCGTGGCCAAGAAGTTCAACTCCCAGGTGGTGAAAGCCGCCCTCCTGGACGCCATCGGCGAGGCCATGGGAAAGCCTCCGCCGGGCATCGACCCCATCGAGTCGAAGTTCTGGATCGAAGGACTCGCCATCAAGGGGATGCTGGTCGAACGGCTTGATTGCCCGCGACTCAAGCCCGACGAGCACCTGCGCGCCATCCAGTGGATGGCCAGGATCGAGAAGCTCAACCCCCTGAAGTCCACCTACCGAGAGGATCTCTTCGCACTGCGTTTCGCGCTGGATCTGCTGCTGGCCGGCAAGGACGCCGAGACGCCGGAGGCCATCGGCCAGGGCGGGGTGGCATTGCGGCGCCTCTACCAGGTGGTGCGCACCAAGCTCGAGGGCCTGGGGCGGCTATCGGACGAACAGGCGGGAGCCGCGCAAGCGGAGATCGCCGCCTACGAGCGGATCATGGCCTGCATCGAGAGGGCGCCGGTCGCGCATCTCGACGCGAGGGACGGCTTGCGCCTGGCCAACGTCTTCCGGCGCATCGATCCGTACAAGATCGAGTTCACCACCCGCCATGCCCGTTTCGAGGACAACATCGTGGACATCCTCGCCGAGATGGAAGAGGTATACGCGAGCGTCGGAACCCTCGAGGAGCCAGGGGGCTAGAGCTTCCGGCCGATGGCGGCGAAAGCATCCTCGATGGGCTTCCAGTCGGTCTCCGCGGCCGGCACGAACTCGTCCACCTGGTAGAACTTGGCGATCATCTTGCGGCCCTCCGGGGTGTCCGACAGGCGCACGAAGAAGTCGGCGACCTTCTTCTGCAAGGCCGGGTCGAGGTCGGGGTTGACCGCGATGCCTTGATCCGGGATGGGATCCGAGTACGCCACCACCCGGAGGCGCTTGAGATCGGCCGGGTTCTTGACCGTGTCGGCGAGGGGCCAAACGCCCTTCTCTTTCTGGAATGTCGCGCCCGCTTCGGCCTGGCCGTGCAGCACGGCCTGCATGACGGCGTCGTGGGTGCCGGCGTTCATCACGTGCTTGAGGTCGCGATCGGGCTTCACGCCGGCGCGCAGCATCATCAGCGAGGGGATCACGAAGCCGGAGGTGGAACCGGGATCGACGAAGGCGAAGGTGCGGCCCTTGAGGTCCTTGATGCCGCGGATGCTCGACTCGGTCGTCGTGAAGATGACGGCGTGGTAGCTCGTCTTGCCCTTGTACCTCGTCTTGAGGATGGGCTTGGCGTTCGCCTTGCGGTGCGCCATGACCATGGCGGCGGGCGAGAGCATCGCGGCGTCTACCTTCTTGCCGCGCAGGGCCTCGACCGTGCCGACGTAGTCGGCGGCCACGAACGTGACGACGCGCATGCCGATGGCCTTGGCCATCGCGGCCACGACGGGTTCGGTGATCTGCACCATGGCGGCCCCTGATTCGACTGGCGTGAAGCCCATCCGGAACGTGCGCGGGGTGTAACCGGGCAGCAAGGCGAGGGCGATCGCCGCGACGGGGAGCCAGCGGGCAAGGTCGGCCAGGCGAATCATGAGTGCACCTCCGGGGGCCATGAGAGCACCTGGAGCAGTTCGGCGTGAAGGGTGCCGTTGGACGCCACGAACACGCGCTCTCCCAGGGCGAATTCCTCGCCGGTCGGGCCGCTGGCGCGACCGCCCGCCTCCTCGAGGATGAGCTTTCCCGCCGCGATGTCCCATGCGGTGGTGTTGCCCTGCATGCACGCGTCGGTCCGGCCGGCCGCGAGCCAGCAGAGGTCGAGCGTGCACGACCCGGTCTGGCGGGTCTTGAACGCCGCGCCGAGCAGGCGCCCCGCGGGCTGCGCGGCCAGCGGCAGGTCGGGCCGCAGCGCGAGCGAGCCGAAGTTGAGGAGGGCGTCGCCGAACCTGTCCACCCGCGAGACCTGGAGGCGTTCCCCGTCACGGAAGGCGCCCCTCCCGCGCTCGGCCCAGAACAGCTCGCCCAGGACCGGCGCGTACACCACGCCCAGGACCACGCTGCCGCGGTGCTCCAGCGCGATCGAGACCGCCCAATGCGGCCAGCGGTGGGCATAGTTGAGCGTGCCGTCCAGCGGATCGACGATCCAGCGGTAGTCCGCCGCGCCATGCGCGCCCGATTCCTCCGCGAGAACGGCGTGGTCGGGGAACCGCTCGCGCAGCGCCTCCAGGATGCGCGCCTCGGCGGCGCGATCCATGTCGGTGACGACGTCGGACGCCCCCTTGAGGGCGATCTCCAGGCTACCCGCCTGGCCCCGGCGCAGCATGGCCCCGACGTCGAGAGCCAGTTGCCTGGCGAAAGCGAGCATGTGCCATTTTAGATGGAAAGGCCGGCCACGCGGCCGGCCCCCGGGTCCCTGAAGATCAGCGCTTTACGAACCAGACGTCCTCGGACGTCCGGGTCTGCCCGTTCTGCGTGTAGGTGGACCGCATGAGGTCCTCGCCGCGGGCGTTCTTCACGGTCTGCATGCCCACCGAGATCTCGGTGATGCCTAGATCTGCCAGACTCTTGAGTTCGCCGCCGCCGACGCTCGCGTCGCCGTTGTCGACCCACATCTTGAGGCCCGCCAGTTCCTGGCCGCGCAGGACGCCGTCGCCGTCGGCGTCGAACTTCTTGAGCTTGTCGTAGCCGTTGGCGAACTTGCCGCCCTGGTCGCCGAAGAGGCGCGTGCCGTCTATTTGGCCGTCGCCGGCCGCGGCGCGGGTCGCCCCTCCGTCGCTGTCGTCGACCAGGAAGCCGTCGCCCTTGCCGTCAGCCCACTCGACCTGCTCCTTGCGGCCGTCGCCGTCGAGGTCGAAAGCCACGGTCTTGCCGACCTGGTTGTCGGCCCGGTCCTTGGCCGTGCTGACGCCCGTGGTGCCGAGCTTTCCGTCGCCGTTGAGGTCGAGCATCACCGGCGAGCCGGTCTGCTGGGCCTTCGAGTAGTCCTGCTTCGCGCCTTCGATATCGCCCTGCGAGTATTTCTTGACAGCCGAGTTGACCAGGGCGGTGGCCTTGGGGCCCTTGGGCGCCGAGGAGTTCTTCCCCTTGCCCTTCCACTGGCCGAAGGCATTCTGGAGGTCGGCGAACGACGCCGGTCCGCCTGCCTTGGGCTTGCTGTTGGGATCCTCGGCGGCCTTCGGCGCGGTCTGCGGCTGAGTCGGCGCGGGCCCGCCCTTGCCGCCCAGGAGCGCTTCGATCTGCGCCGTGAGCTTCTTGAGCACGTCCAGCAGGTCGGTGAGGAGCTTCTTGATCTCTTCCTTGATGTCCGGATTCTGCGGATCCTGGGGCCCACCCTTGCCGTCCACCGGCTTCTCCAGGGCGATGTTGGCGGCCTGGCCCGGCTGGAGCGCTATGTTGACGTCGGCCGGCGCCTTGTCCTTGGCGTCTCCGGCGTTGGCCGGTGCGTCCGCGGCCTTGGCAGCCACGCCCGGCTTGGCCAGTTCACCCGTCGGGACGCGTGCGGCGTCGCCCACACCCTGCAGTGCCATTACGATGACCTCCCAGTTCCCAACCTGATCCCCACCTCCCCTCTAATCGCTGCCAAACACCCGGCTATGCGAATTTTTACAAGCTTTTAATCGTTCTCGGCGGCGAGGCGCCAGGTCTCGCAGTTCCACAGGGCGCCGGCGGGGCCGGGTCTCCAGCCTTCCAGCCGCGACCTGGTCGCCGACACGAGGCGCCAGTGGAGGAGGGGCACGTCAGGCACGTCGCGGGCCAGGATGCCATCGATTTCCCGGTAGAGGCGGGCGCGCCGCGCCTGATCGACCGTGGCGACCGCCGCTTCGAGCAGGAGATCGACCCGGGGGTTGCGGTAGCGGGACACGTTGCTGCCGTGCGGGGGCATGCGCCGCGAATGCCAGAGGCTGGTCGAGTCCGGGTCGAGGTCGGTGTCCCAGGCCCACATGGCCGCCTGGAAGGCGCTCCGCTTCATCGGGCCGTCCGGCGAGAAGAGGCTCGCGCCGGAAATGGCCTGCACCGCCATCTCGAAGCCCACCTCCTGGAGTTGCTTGCGCACCAGCAGGGCGCTGGTCTCCCGCGGCTTCTTGCCGGCGGTGATGTACAGGGTGAACGCGAGGCGCCTGCCGTCCCGCACGCGGATGCCGTCCGGCCCGGGGCGCCAGCCGGACGCGTCCAGCAGGCGCCGCGCCTCGGCCGGCCGGTAGCTCCCGCGACGCTCCGCGAAGGCCCACGACAGCGGCGACAGGTGGCCCCAGGCCGGCGGGTACAGCCCACCGTACGCGGCCCCGCTTAGTGCCTCCCGGTCGATGGCGCGGGCGACCGCCTGGCGCACGCGCAGATCGTCGAAGGGGGGGCGCGCCGTGTTCAGGGCGATGTGCTCGTAGAGCAGGTCGGGGGTCACGGTGACGAAGACTCCCGGGAGGCGCCGGATCTCCGGAAGGTGGCCATGGGCCACCGACTGGTACACGTCGAGGTCTCCCGCCTTGAAGCGCACGAAGCTCGCATTGTCGTCGGGCACGACCTGCAGCACGAGGCGATCTATGCGCGGCTTGGCGCCGTGGTAGGCGGGGTTGGCGCGCAACTCCACCCGATCGCCCGCCACCCAGTCGGCCACGCGGTACGGCCCGGTGCCGACCGGCTTGCGGTTGAACCGCGCCGCGTTGGGATGCTCCTCGCCCGCCAGGATGTGGGCCGGCAGGACCGGGCGGAACAGCTTGAGGTAGGGCGCGTACACGCCCCGGAACACGACCCGCGCCGTGTCCGGGCTGGGCGTTTCCACGCGCAGGATCCGGTCGTAGCCGGTACGGTCGATGACGCGGGCCCGGGGATCGGTGGCGAAGCGCCAGGTGAACGCGACGTCGCGCGCCGAGAAGGGTGCGCCGTCGTGCCAGCGGACGTCGGAGCGGAGCCTGTACGTCACGACCAGGTTGCCGCCGCGCAGGCGCGCGCCGCCGTTTAAGAGGGTGGGGACTTCGCGCGCCAGGTCGGGCCGGAAACGCAATCGATCGTCCACGGCGACCAGGCCCGAGAGCACCGGGCGCGTCACCTCCTGGGCGACCGCCATGCCGCTCAGCAGGGGATTGAGCGTGTCCGGCTCATGGGGGAGCCGCACCGTCACCAATCCCGCCGCGAGGAGGGCGAATTCCAGGGCCACAGCCCTGGACTAATACCAGATCGCCGAGGCCAGCAGCAGGCGCGCGTCGGCGCCGTAGAACGCGACGATGTACTTGCCGCTCATGAGGTCCCTGGGCTGCGAGTGGATGCGGTAGCCCAGGGTCCGGCCCGCGGCGTCTTCCACTCGCCAGATGGCGCGGTGGAAGGAGCCGTCGTGCTGGTAGACGAACTCGCTCTGCATGTGGACGCGCTTGACGTGGTCGCCGGCCAGATCGGCATCCTTGAGGGAGGTCCCGGGCGGCGCCTCGAGCAGGCGCTCCAGCAGGGCGCGTTCCCCGGCGGTCAGGTCGGGCGACACGACGCGATCCCCGTACTGCACTTCCGACTTGAGCTTGCGGCCCTCGGCCTTCGAGAGATCCTCGATGGTCCACTTCGACACCCTGGATTTCGCGGCCGCCTGCACGGTCGCCGCCTTGGCGGCAGGCTGCGCGGTCGCCGCGTTCGCGGTCGGCTGGGCGAAGTTCGGGGCGGCGCCTCGCGAGGAGCAGCCTCCCGCGAGGGCGGCGGCCGCGAGCAAGGCGATGAGGGTGAAGAGTCTTGACGGCAAGTTAACGGCTTCCTGAACCTTTCTTTACGACACTTACCCACCCCCTTCCTAAAAGCCGCTTAACTAACAGTGATTTATCGGAGGTTTTATGGTGTTTTACCGGCCCCCAACGGGGTATGGGGCTGGCATGCCTACCAAGCGACTGAAACCGCCGAGGCTCGATGAAACGCCGGATTTCGACGCCTTGCTGGCCGGCATCGAGAAGGCGGTGGCCGCCGCGGCCAAGAGCGGCGAGTGGATGACCATCGCGGGGATACGCGTCTTCGACGACGTCGTCCGCAACGAGACCGAGACCTCGTCGCAAGTGGTCCTGGGGCGCGTGCACCGGCGCCTGGCCGCTCTCATCCGCAAGACCATCCGGCAGGAAGCGTCGGACGTCAGGCCGCAGGACGTGTTTCAGCCCCTGGGCGACGTGTTCTTCATGGTCTTCCCGCGCACGCCGGCCGAGAAGGTCAATGCGCCGCTACGGCGCATCTTCGACGCGTGGCGCCTGGCTCTGGTGGAGGCCGTGGGCTACGAGAAGATCACGATCCAGCGCACGTATCACGTGGGCCTGGTGAGCTGGTCGCCCGCGCTGCGCGAGACCTCGGCCAAGGAGTTGCTGGGCTTCGCCACGTTCATGGTCGACGAGGCGGGCCGCCGGCCGATCGACCCGTCGCTGCACGACGCCCTGCGCCTGCCGAAGACGGGCCGGGAGTCGGTCCATGTGGCAAGTTTTCATTGGCTTTGAATCAATGAAACAGGGCCCCGAAGGGCCCTGTTTCTCTGAAAGGCGGGGTTACTTCTTGGGCGCGTCGCCACCCGGGTTAGCCGGCGGATTCGCCGGCGGATTCGCCGGCGGATTGGCCGGCGGCGCCGGCGGCTTGTTCAGGACGGCCTCCGCCACGCTGTAGGCGATCAAGTTCTCCAGTTCGGAGGCCGACAGGTCGCCGCTCAGGTCGCGGTCGGCCAGGTCGAAGGCGGTCATCGTCAACCCTAGCTGCGCGGGCTCCAGCTTCCCGCCAGTCAGGGCGCCCTTGAACTCTTCCCGGCTCAGCACGCCGTTCTTGTCGGTATCGGTGCCGGCCAGGACCTTGCCGGTCACGTCCCGGACCTTCGCCTTGAACTCGCTGAAGTCCTTGTGCCGGATGAAGTCGCTCAGGCTCAGCCGGCCCTCGCGGGTGACGTCCAGCTTCGAGAAGGTCTTGGGATCGAGGCCGGCGGCCTTCCACTCGTCCAGAGCCAGGAACCCGTCCTTGCTGGTATCCAGCTTCTTGAACTCCTCCTTGCCAAGGAGTAGCACGGCCTGGTTGAGCCCGCCGCGGCTCTCGGCGGCCAGGGTCGTATTCGTCTTGGGGGCGACGGCGTTGCCCGCCGTGCCGCAACCGGTCATGAAAAACGCTCCGGCTAGCGTGATCATCAAAGCGCGGTTCAACATCGACCAATCTCTCCTTGGGGCCAGCGCCCTTTCTGTAACTTAACCTTTCGGTAATCTGCATATCGCCTGGGCTTAACTGTTCCTGACGTGTTAAGTCGAAAATTAGCCTCCGGGCGATCCATGACCGACTTGTGACACACCCGGACGATTCCATGGGCGACCTGCGGCGGGAGATCCCTTAGAAATTGGTGAATCCGCTAGCCAAGTGAAAGGAGCGCCCGTGAGCGCGTTTGCCGTGGATCGGCCCTATCGACCGGAAGCAGAGCCCGGGCTCGATCCGGGAGGGGTCCGCGCGCGCGCCAGGGCTGCCGAGGTCCTGCCGACCGTCGCCAACGTCGTCGCCAGGCGCAACACGCTTACCGCGACCGAGGTGCTGGCGCGCGCGAAGTACAGCTGGTTAGAGTTCGCCTGGCTGACCGGCACCGGCCTCCTGGGCCTGGCGGCGTTCACGCAGCCGTTCCACCTCCATTACCTCCCGGTGATGGTCGGCATCTACCTCTGGATCGGCTTCTCGGTCACGCTCTACCTGCACCGGTTCCTGACGCATCGGGGCTTCGCGCTCGCCAGGCCTCTCCAGTTCCTGTTCGCCTTCGGATCGGCGGTCGGCTTCTCGGGCGATCCCGTCGGCTGGGTCGGGTACCACCGGCACCACCACAAGTTCTCGGACACCGAGAACGACGTCCACAGTCCGCGCTACGGCTTCTTCTTCTCCCACATGGGTTGGTTCCTCAAGGACTGCAAGGAGTTCGATCGCGAGGTGCGGAAACTGGCGGCCGACTGCCGCAAGGTCTGGTACCTGCGCCTGTTCGAGAACCGCGTCGCCTACGGCATCCCGCATTTCGTCGTGGCCGGCGTCATCTTCTACTTCCTCGGCTGGTCCGGCCTGCTCTGGTGCCTCTACTTCCCCGCCCTCGCGATGCATCACCACACATGGGCGATCAACTCGCTCACCCACAAGTCGTGGATGGGTTACCGCCGCTTCGCGACCGGCGACGACAGCGTCAACAGCCCGTGGCTCCTGGGCGCGCTCGGCGAGGGCTGGCACAACAACCACCACGCCGAGGCCCGCCGAGTGGCCCACGGCCTGGCCTGGTACGAAATAGACCTGACCAAGTACCTGATCTGGACGCTCGAGAAGGTCGGCCTCGTGCGCGACGTGCACTGGCAGCGGTAGGCGGTCGAAGCGGGGCCGGCAGCCAGCCGGCCCCGGCCTACGCCCAGCGGATCAAGCCGAGTTCGTGCTTGTTGACCAGGTCCGGGTGGGTGGGGATGACCCGGACGCCGATGCCGTGGTTGCCGCCCGTGCTCATCACGAGCTTGCCGGCGAAGCTGACGCTGCCCTCGGCCTCGGCGCCCTGCGGTTGCATCGGCACCACGTCGAAATCGGCCAGGCCGCCGCCGTTGTGGAGCGGCCCGTGGCAGATCTCCACGCGTACGTGAGACGGGTCGATGGCGCCCAGGTGCAACCTGGCGACCACCTCTATCTCCTCGCCCACCATGGCCTTCTGGAGGCGAGGAGGATGGGCCTCGATGCGGACATTCTCCCAGATGCGGCTCATCATGCCCTTCCATGCCGATACGCGCTGCGCGAGTTCGAACTGGTTGGCCGCGAAGCGCTGGCCGTTGTGGGCGGCCGGCACGTACAGCACCTTCGTGTAGTCCTGGAGCATGCGATGCGTGCTGAACAGCGGTGCCAGGGTCGCGATGCAGTTCTTCACCCACTTCAGCCAGCTCGCGGGGAGCTTGGTGGCGTCGCGATCGTAGTAGAGGGGGATGACTTCGGTCTCGAGCAGGTGGTACAGCGAGTCGGCGTCCGCCTCGTCCTGCTCCTCCTCGTCCTTGTAGGTGCGCTCCTCGCCGATGGCCCAGCCGTTCTTGCCGTTGAAGCCCTCGGGCCACCAGCCGTCCAGCACCGACAGGTTGAGCACGCCGTTGGTAGCCGCCTTTTGGCCGCTGGTGCCGCTGGCCTCCAGCGGCCGGCGCGGGTTGTTGAGCCAGATGTCGCAGCCTTGCACCAGGTGGCGGGCGACGCAGATGTCGTAGTCCTCGACCAGGACCACGCGGCCCGAGAAGGACTCGGCGCGGGCGAGTTCGGCCAGGCGGCGGATCAGCTCCTTGCCGGGCTGATCGGCGGGATGCGCCTTGCCGGCGAAGATGATCTGCAGCGGGCGCTGGTTGTCGCCGAGCAATCGCTCCAGCCTGGCCATGTCCCTGAACAGGAGGGTCGCCCGCTTGTAGGTCGCGAAGCGCCTCGCGAACCCGATGGTGAGGGCGTCGGGATCCAGCATCTCGTCGGCCGCCTGGATCTTGGCGGTGGCCTCGCCGTTTGCCAGCCGTTGCTTGCGGATGCGCTTGCGCAGGAAGGCGATCATCTCGCGCTTGAGGCGCTGGCGCGTCTCCCAGAGTTCGGTGTCGGGCACCTTCTCGAACTTCGCCCACATCTCCATGTCCTCGATGCGGTTGCGCCAGTCGGGAGAGACGTACTTGTCGAAGAGTTCGGCCAGGCTGGGAGCCAGCCACGTCTCGGTGTGGATGCCGTTGGTGAT includes these proteins:
- a CDS encoding phosphate/phosphite/phosphonate ABC transporter substrate-binding protein; the encoded protein is MIRLADLARWLPVAAIALALLPGYTPRTFRMGFTPVESGAAMVQITEPVVAAMAKAIGMRVVTFVAADYVGTVEALRGKKVDAAMLSPAAMVMAHRKANAKPILKTRYKGKTSYHAVIFTTTESSIRGIKDLKGRTFAFVDPGSTSGFVIPSLMMLRAGVKPDRDLKHVMNAGTHDAVMQAVLHGQAEAGATFQKEKGVWPLADTVKNPADLKRLRVVAYSDPIPDQGIAVNPDLDPALQKKVADFFVRLSDTPEGRKMIAKFYQVDEFVPAAETDWKPIEDAFAAIGRKL
- a CDS encoding inositol monophosphatase, which gives rise to MLAFARQLALDVGAMLRRGQAGSLEIALKGASDVVTDMDRAAEARILEALRERFPDHAVLAEESGAHGAADYRWIVDPLDGTLNYAHRWPHWAVSIALEHRGSVVLGVVYAPVLGELFWAERGRGAFRDGERLQVSRVDRFGDALLNFGSLALRPDLPLAAQPAGRLLGAAFKTRQTGSCTLDLCWLAAGRTDACMQGNTTAWDIAAGKLILEEAGGRASGPTGEEFALGERVFVASNGTLHAELLQVLSWPPEVHS
- a CDS encoding peptide ABC transporter substrate-binding protein, with translation MALEFALLAAGLVTVRLPHEPDTLNPLLSGMAVAQEVTRPVLSGLVAVDDRLRFRPDLAREVPTLLNGGARLRGGNLVVTYRLRSDVRWHDGAPFSARDVAFTWRFATDPRARVIDRTGYDRILRVETPSPDTARVVFRGVYAPYLKLFRPVLPAHILAGEEHPNAARFNRKPVGTGPYRVADWVAGDRVELRANPAYHGAKPRIDRLVLQVVPDDNASFVRFKAGDLDVYQSVAHGHLPEIRRLPGVFVTVTPDLLYEHIALNTARPPFDDLRVRQAVARAIDREALSGAAYGGLYPPAWGHLSPLSWAFAERRGSYRPAEARRLLDASGWRPGPDGIRVRDGRRLAFTLYITAGKKPRETSALLVRKQLQEVGFEMAVQAISGASLFSPDGPMKRSAFQAAMWAWDTDLDPDSTSLWHSRRMPPHGSNVSRYRNPRVDLLLEAAVATVDQARRARLYREIDGILARDVPDVPLLHWRLVSATRSRLEGWRPGPAGALWNCETWRLAAEND
- a CDS encoding acyl-CoA desaturase, with protein sequence MSAFAVDRPYRPEAEPGLDPGGVRARARAAEVLPTVANVVARRNTLTATEVLARAKYSWLEFAWLTGTGLLGLAAFTQPFHLHYLPVMVGIYLWIGFSVTLYLHRFLTHRGFALARPLQFLFAFGSAVGFSGDPVGWVGYHRHHHKFSDTENDVHSPRYGFFFSHMGWFLKDCKEFDREVRKLAADCRKVWYLRLFENRVAYGIPHFVVAGVIFYFLGWSGLLWCLYFPALAMHHHTWAINSLTHKSWMGYRRFATGDDSVNSPWLLGALGEGWHNNHHAEARRVAHGLAWYEIDLTKYLIWTLEKVGLVRDVHWQR
- the glgP gene encoding alpha-glucan family phosphorylase, giving the protein MKLLGRISVFPAIPARLARLDELAYNLWWSWNADARHLFRDLDPVLWDRVNHNPVKFLSLVPQDLLDHAAHDEAYLGRLDRALERFDSYMAQPSTWFNTRFPDLKDQHIAYFSAEFGLHEALPIYSGGLGILSGDHCKSASDLGIPLVGVGLLYNQGYFRQRITSEGVQEASYERLHFAELPMMPARTAEGDSAIVGVDLPGRTVYAKVWQVNVGRIRIFLLDTDIEENSPEDRGFSSKLYGGDHEMRVAQEIILGIGGVRALRVLGLRPAAYHLNEGHSAFSGLERIRELVQDAGLSFDEAREAVAACTIFTTHTPVPAGNDAFSFELIERVFAKYWPKLGIGRDEFLALARQDQAGGLPLFSMTILALKLAKQSNGVSKLHGEVSRNIWRHVWPGVPVSEVPITSITNGIHTETWLAPSLAELFDKYVSPDWRNRIEDMEMWAKFEKVPDTELWETRQRLKREMIAFLRKRIRKQRLANGEATAKIQAADEMLDPDALTIGFARRFATYKRATLLFRDMARLERLLGDNQRPLQIIFAGKAHPADQPGKELIRRLAELARAESFSGRVVLVEDYDICVARHLVQGCDIWLNNPRRPLEASGTSGQKAATNGVLNLSVLDGWWPEGFNGKNGWAIGEERTYKDEEEQDEADADSLYHLLETEVIPLYYDRDATKLPASWLKWVKNCIATLAPLFSTHRMLQDYTKVLYVPAAHNGQRFAANQFELAQRVSAWKGMMSRIWENVRIEAHPPRLQKAMVGEEIEVVARLHLGAIDPSHVRVEICHGPLHNGGGLADFDVVPMQPQGAEAEGSVSFAGKLVMSTGGNHGIGVRVIPTHPDLVNKHELGLIRWA